Proteins encoded by one window of Cellvibrio sp. KY-GH-1:
- a CDS encoding winged helix-turn-helix domain-containing tetratricopeptide repeat protein: MKLIFDHFTLDTDIAELRRGTTTVALEPQVFDLLVFLIENREQVASKDEIINAVWGGRFTSDAALSTCVKSLRKALQDDGEQQRYIKTLRGRGFRFVADIIVAETTAIQNFQPITSPVQQSILLHSLQQHPTEFITQGKPSIIVLPFQNLLVNQQDSVIADAMAHDLIQALSRLRWLRVIARGTAFQFRAPTPDLKKIGQQLSLRYALCGSIEEIRKTQIISVELSDCETSEVIWAERFEATPDTLNEIRHKIIANVVSSLEIYIPLNEASQAYLRSSDNLDAWANYHLGLRYMFRFTHTDNSRAAHYFSQAINQDEQFARAYAGLSFTRFQDAFLGYDQDHNKAVTDARRLAEHGVELDALDPFTNYNMGRSFWLSGEADVGLGWLERAVVLSPNFAQGHYSRAFCEVMQGHIHSALENTERSLHLSPLDPLLYGNYAIKSFGYLRLGDLPNAVYWAEKAASTPGAHFLIFMIAAATYALAGNVEKSQYWRARIKARKTDANALHFFSAFPFVDEVLKTALKRGLQLVDL; the protein is encoded by the coding sequence ATCGAAAACCGGGAACAGGTAGCATCCAAGGATGAAATTATTAATGCTGTGTGGGGTGGGCGCTTCACCTCAGACGCCGCCCTATCAACCTGTGTAAAATCCCTCAGAAAAGCACTGCAGGATGATGGTGAGCAACAGCGCTATATCAAAACACTGCGTGGGCGAGGTTTTCGCTTTGTAGCTGATATTATTGTTGCTGAGACCACGGCAATTCAAAATTTTCAGCCAATTACCTCACCAGTACAGCAATCGATTCTGCTTCATTCATTACAACAACATCCGACCGAGTTTATCACTCAGGGTAAGCCGTCGATTATTGTTTTGCCTTTTCAAAACCTACTGGTCAATCAACAGGACTCCGTAATAGCCGACGCCATGGCGCACGATTTAATTCAAGCACTATCGCGTTTGCGCTGGCTCAGGGTTATTGCGCGCGGCACTGCATTTCAATTTCGCGCGCCAACTCCTGACCTTAAAAAGATAGGACAGCAACTCAGTTTACGTTACGCCTTATGCGGCTCCATTGAAGAAATTCGAAAAACGCAGATTATTTCCGTAGAGCTAAGTGATTGTGAAACATCAGAAGTTATCTGGGCGGAACGCTTCGAGGCAACACCAGACACGCTCAATGAAATTCGTCACAAGATTATCGCCAATGTAGTTTCTTCACTTGAAATTTATATACCCCTGAATGAAGCGAGCCAAGCATACCTGCGCTCGTCAGACAATCTGGATGCTTGGGCCAATTATCATTTAGGGCTGCGCTACATGTTTCGTTTCACTCACACAGACAACTCGCGTGCAGCGCATTATTTTTCCCAAGCCATTAATCAAGACGAACAATTTGCGCGCGCCTACGCTGGGCTATCTTTTACACGCTTCCAGGATGCATTTTTAGGCTACGATCAGGATCACAATAAAGCGGTAACCGACGCGCGCCGACTCGCGGAACACGGTGTGGAGCTGGACGCACTCGATCCATTTACGAATTACAACATGGGGCGATCTTTTTGGTTGAGTGGCGAAGCGGATGTAGGCTTGGGCTGGCTGGAGCGAGCTGTTGTGCTTAGCCCCAATTTTGCTCAAGGCCATTATTCCCGCGCCTTCTGTGAAGTGATGCAAGGACATATACATTCGGCCCTGGAAAATACCGAACGCTCATTACATCTGAGCCCGCTAGACCCATTGCTATATGGAAATTATGCCATCAAATCGTTTGGCTATTTACGCCTGGGTGATTTACCCAATGCAGTTTATTGGGCTGAAAAAGCAGCCTCTACGCCCGGTGCACACTTCCTGATTTTTATGATTGCCGCCGCAACCTACGCGCTTGCTGGAAACGTGGAAAAATCCCAGTATTGGCGCGCTCGCATTAAGGCCCGTAAGACAGATGCAAACGCGTTACATTTTTTCAGCGCATTTCCATTTGTAGACGAAGTGCTAAAAACCGCACTTAAACGCGGTTTACAACTGGTTGACTTATAG
- a CDS encoding class I SAM-dependent methyltransferase: MNANLSNHVIDAPDFDAIKKKQQAMWASGDYSKVGSTLQITGESLCEAMDLYSGETVLDVAAGNGNVTLAAARRYCQVTSTDYVQELLDQGRARALADGLRVDYQQADAEKLPFTNDNFDNVVSTFGVMFAPNQAQAAAEMLRVCRAGGKIGLANWTPDGFIGRLFKIVGRYVAPPAGVQSPAAWGTQEFLQKHFGSAAEKIEVTTKTFIFRYLSSDHWLDVFRNYYGPVHKAFAALSDEQQQALAQDITQLIDEFNLTQGASVKVPSAYLEIVITKKSA, encoded by the coding sequence ATGAATGCGAATTTATCCAATCACGTAATCGATGCACCGGATTTTGATGCGATTAAGAAAAAGCAGCAGGCCATGTGGGCATCTGGTGACTACAGCAAGGTTGGTAGTACATTACAAATTACCGGAGAAAGCCTGTGTGAAGCCATGGATTTATACAGTGGTGAAACTGTGCTGGATGTTGCAGCAGGTAATGGCAATGTAACTCTGGCAGCTGCACGTCGCTATTGCCAGGTGACTTCAACTGACTATGTGCAAGAGTTATTGGATCAGGGCAGGGCCCGCGCGCTTGCCGATGGTTTGCGTGTTGATTATCAACAGGCTGATGCAGAAAAACTCCCCTTTACGAATGACAATTTTGACAATGTGGTTTCCACATTCGGTGTAATGTTTGCGCCCAATCAGGCACAAGCGGCGGCGGAAATGCTGCGTGTTTGTCGGGCGGGTGGAAAGATTGGTCTAGCTAACTGGACACCGGATGGGTTTATTGGTCGCTTGTTCAAAATTGTGGGGCGTTATGTGGCACCACCGGCGGGTGTGCAATCGCCAGCGGCTTGGGGAACGCAGGAGTTTTTACAAAAACATTTTGGTAGTGCTGCTGAAAAGATAGAAGTGACTACCAAGACTTTTATTTTTCGCTATTTGTCTAGCGATCATTGGCTGGATGTTTTTCGCAACTACTACGGCCCTGTGCACAAAGCCTTTGCGGCATTGAGCGATGAACAGCAGCAAGCGTTGGCTCAGGATATTACTCAACTGATCGACGAATTTAATCTGACGCAAGGCGCGAGTGTGAAAGTACCATCGGCTTATTTGGAAATTGTGATTACCAAAAAGTCGGCGTAA
- a CDS encoding type II toxin-antitoxin system RelE/ParE family toxin — MGSSTAKAIFKWLRSALNQLAENPLMGTLRCSADQIYSFPYVSHMVYYQTQKDHIIILAVLHQSMTPEIHSKKE, encoded by the coding sequence GTGGGGAGTTCAACAGCAAAAGCAATATTTAAATGGTTGCGCAGTGCGTTAAATCAGTTAGCTGAAAACCCTTTAATGGGTACATTACGATGTTCAGCCGATCAAATTTATAGTTTTCCCTATGTGAGTCATATGGTTTACTACCAGACACAAAAAGACCACATTATTATTCTTGCTGTATTGCATCAAAGCATGACACCTGAAATACATTCGAAAAAAGAATAA